A stretch of Aeromicrobium tamlense DNA encodes these proteins:
- a CDS encoding RelA/SpoT family protein encodes MAERTEGSSTKPAESRTPDSARTSSRVRSRLARIGGRSTGAGNPVLDPLIKVYRDTHPKGDVTAIQKAYEVAAAMHEGQKRKSGDPYITHPLAVATILAELGMTAPTLCAALLHDTVEDTSYTIEQLRKDFGDEVVHLVDGVTKLDKVKYGDSAQSETIRKMVVAMARDIRVLVIKLADRLHNMRTLRYLRQDKQERIARETIEIFAPLAHRLGMNTIKWELEDLSFATLHPKVYDEIVRLVAERAPSREAFLERVIRDVNSDLGHAKIKAKITGRPKHYFSIYQKMLVRGRDFSDIFDLVGVRILVDDVADCYAVLGVLHARWNPIPGRFKDYISVPKFNMYQSLHTTVIGPQGKPVELQIRTYAMHRRAEFGVAAHWKYKEESLAAVGGKASKGAPGGNEMVWLRELVDWQSETEDSSDFLDSLRFEMQNAGVYAYTPRGDLIQLPAGATPVDFAYGVHTEVGHTCVGARVNGRLVSLESKLESGDVVEIFTSKSPTAGPSRDWLDFVKSPRARNKIRQWFTKERREEAIDHGKDLIAKQMRKEGLPMHRLFRQANLDTVAKEMGHADIAALYAAVGESNVGAQNVVDRVIDLAGGREGAEEEAAEATAMPLRTSRSVTSVRGDAGVEVVGVSGDVMVKLARCCTPVPGDAIQGFVTRGSGISVHRTDCVNFTELAHQTERVVDVRWIANAKTTFLVAMQVEGLDRPHLLSDITKVISDQHVNILSATLSTGRDRVAKSRFTFEMADAKHLGAVLKAVGNVPGVFDAYRVTQ; translated from the coding sequence GTGGCTGAGCGGACCGAGGGATCCTCGACGAAGCCGGCCGAGTCCAGGACACCTGACTCGGCGCGGACGTCCTCGCGCGTGCGCAGCCGCCTCGCGCGGATCGGCGGCCGGTCCACCGGCGCCGGCAACCCGGTGCTCGACCCGCTCATCAAGGTCTACCGCGACACGCATCCCAAGGGCGACGTCACCGCGATCCAGAAGGCCTACGAGGTCGCCGCTGCGATGCACGAGGGTCAGAAGCGCAAGAGCGGCGACCCGTACATCACGCACCCGCTGGCCGTCGCCACGATCCTGGCCGAGCTCGGCATGACCGCGCCCACCCTGTGCGCCGCGCTGCTCCACGACACGGTCGAGGACACCTCGTACACGATCGAGCAGCTGCGCAAGGACTTCGGCGACGAGGTCGTGCACCTGGTCGACGGCGTCACGAAGCTCGACAAGGTCAAGTACGGCGATTCGGCCCAGTCCGAGACGATCCGCAAGATGGTCGTCGCGATGGCGCGCGACATCCGCGTGCTGGTCATCAAGCTCGCCGACCGCCTGCACAACATGCGCACCCTGCGCTACCTGCGCCAGGACAAGCAGGAGCGCATCGCCCGCGAGACGATCGAGATCTTCGCGCCCCTGGCCCACCGCCTGGGCATGAACACGATCAAGTGGGAGCTCGAGGACCTGTCGTTCGCGACCCTGCACCCCAAGGTCTACGACGAGATCGTGCGCCTGGTCGCCGAGCGCGCGCCGTCCCGCGAGGCGTTCCTGGAGCGCGTGATCCGCGACGTGAACTCCGACCTCGGGCACGCCAAGATCAAGGCGAAGATCACGGGCCGGCCGAAGCACTACTTCTCGATCTACCAGAAGATGCTCGTGCGGGGCCGCGACTTCTCCGACATCTTCGACCTCGTGGGCGTGCGCATCCTCGTCGACGACGTGGCCGACTGCTACGCCGTGCTCGGCGTCCTGCACGCGCGCTGGAACCCGATCCCGGGCCGCTTCAAGGACTACATCAGCGTCCCGAAGTTCAACATGTACCAGTCGCTGCACACCACCGTGATCGGCCCGCAGGGCAAGCCGGTCGAGCTGCAGATCCGCACGTACGCCATGCACCGTCGCGCCGAGTTCGGCGTCGCGGCGCACTGGAAGTACAAGGAGGAGTCGCTGGCGGCGGTCGGCGGCAAGGCGTCCAAGGGCGCCCCCGGCGGCAACGAGATGGTGTGGCTGCGCGAGCTCGTCGACTGGCAGTCCGAGACCGAGGACTCGAGCGACTTCCTGGACTCACTGCGCTTCGAGATGCAGAACGCCGGCGTCTACGCGTACACGCCGCGAGGCGATCTCATCCAGCTGCCCGCCGGGGCCACGCCCGTGGACTTCGCGTACGGCGTGCACACCGAGGTCGGTCACACGTGCGTCGGCGCCCGGGTCAACGGCCGCCTCGTCTCGTTGGAGTCCAAGCTCGAGAGCGGCGACGTCGTCGAGATCTTCACGTCGAAGTCGCCCACGGCCGGACCGAGCCGCGACTGGCTCGACTTCGTCAAGAGTCCCCGCGCCCGCAACAAGATCCGCCAGTGGTTCACGAAGGAGCGCCGCGAGGAGGCCATCGACCACGGCAAGGACCTCATCGCGAAGCAGATGCGCAAGGAGGGCCTCCCGATGCATCGCCTGTTCCGGCAGGCGAACCTCGACACGGTGGCCAAGGAGATGGGCCACGCCGACATCGCCGCGCTGTACGCGGCGGTGGGGGAGAGCAACGTCGGCGCGCAGAACGTCGTCGACCGCGTCATCGACCTCGCCGGCGGCCGTGAGGGCGCCGAGGAGGAGGCGGCCGAGGCCACGGCGATGCCGTTGCGCACGAGCCGCTCGGTCACGTCGGTCCGCGGCGACGCGGGCGTCGAGGTCGTGGGCGTGTCGGGCGACGTCATGGTCAAGCTGGCGCGCTGCTGCACTCCAGTGCCCGGTGACGCCATCCAGGGCTTCGTCACGCGCGGCTCCGGCATCTCGGTGCACCGCACCGACTGCGTGAACTTCACCGAGCTGGCCCACCAGACGGAGCGCGTCGTGGACGTGCGCTGGATCGCGAACGCGAAGACGACGTTCCTGGTGGCGATGCAGGTCGAGGGCCTCGACCGCCCGCACCTGCTGTCCGACATCACCAAGGTGATCTCCGACCAGCACGTCAACATCCTGTCGGCCACCCTCAGCACCGGGCGCGACCGCGTCGCGAAGAGCCGCTTCACCTTCGAGATGGCCGACGCCAAGCACCTCGGCGCCGTCCTCAAGGCCGTCGGCAACGTCCCCGGCGTCTTCGACGCCTACCGCGTCACCCAGTAG
- a CDS encoding adenine phosphoribosyltransferase yields the protein MSDFPEVAARLVRAIEDWPEAGVTFRDITPLLAAPEGLRATVDALVDAARAFGPLDVVAGVEARGFLLAPLIAEALGIGLVPVRKAGKLPARTLAENYSLEYGEAVVEIHADAVTEGARVLLVDDVLATGGTLAASRRLFERAGAEVAGGLVLIELPALGGRDALGDLALTALLEY from the coding sequence ATGAGCGACTTCCCCGAGGTCGCCGCGCGCCTCGTGCGCGCCATCGAGGACTGGCCCGAGGCCGGCGTCACGTTCCGTGACATCACCCCGTTGCTCGCCGCCCCCGAGGGCCTGCGCGCCACCGTCGACGCCCTCGTCGACGCCGCGCGCGCATTCGGCCCGCTCGACGTCGTCGCCGGCGTCGAGGCCCGTGGGTTCCTGCTCGCGCCGCTGATCGCCGAGGCGCTCGGCATCGGCCTCGTGCCGGTCCGCAAGGCCGGCAAGCTGCCGGCGCGGACCCTCGCGGAGAACTACTCCCTCGAGTACGGCGAGGCGGTCGTGGAGATCCACGCCGACGCCGTCACCGAGGGTGCCCGCGTCCTCCTCGTCGACGACGTCCTCGCCACGGGCGGCACGCTGGCCGCCTCCCGGCGCCTGTTCGAGCGCGCCGGCGCCGAGGTCGCCGGCGGGCTCGTCCTCATCGAGCTGCCCGCCCTGGGCGGCCGCGACGCCCTCGGCGACCTCGCCCTGACCGCACTCCTGGAGTACTGA